DNA sequence from the Agromyces aureus genome:
GCCGTGAGCACGTGCTTCGTGGCCGTGATCGGGTGTCCCCGATCCGCCGGGGTGAACCCCAGGTCGCGCATGAGCAGCGCCGCGACCACGAACATGAGCACCAGCACGCCCGCGCGCATGAGGAACGGCACCCCGAGATCGGTCGCCTGCGCGACAACGCCGCCGAGCGTCGAGCCGCCGAGCATGGCGATGCCCGCGACCGACACCCCGCGTCCGAACACCTGCTCGAGGCTGCCCGTGTAGCCCGTGGCCGTGAGCGCGTCGACGAGCCACGCCTCGACCGCGCCCGAGAAGAACGTGAAGCCGAGCCCGAGCAGCACCGACACGAGCGCCCACGCCCAGAACGGCGAGTGCCACACCCACAGCAGGTAGTACAGCACGGTCGTCACGGCCAGCGTGACCGTGCCGAGGAGGTACGACACCCGCCGCCCGAGCGTGTCGGCGATCACGCCCGTCGGCACCTCGAACACGACCATGCCGATCGAGAAGAACGAGTTCGCGGCGAACGCCTCGAGGTTCGTCAGCCCCGCGTCGAGCAGGAACAGCGTGTTGATGCCCCAGATGAACGAGGCCGCAAGCGTGTTGCCGATGAGCAGCGTGAAGTAGACGGCCTGCACGCGGCCCGGCGTGGAGGACGGCGCCGACGGCGTCGCTGCCGTGGGGGCGCTCATCGCGGGAACCGGCTCACCCGCCCATCCTCCGCCTGCGGCGTCCGCGCCGCCACCCGCCGAGGTCTCAAACCCCGCCACCGAAACCCGAGCGCGGTTCGGCCATCCGGATGCCGCGGGGTAGCATGCTGCCACCCCCACGCCCGTGGCACCAGGCGCACCCACGCCGCCGCGCGGCATCCGCTCGACCCGAAAGCACCCCCATGCGCAAGCGCACCGTCGCGCTCATCACCGTCTCGGCCGTCGTCCTCGCCCTCGCCGGCGGGGTCTACTGGGCGGGGCGAGACCTCTTCCACGAGCCCTCCGCGAAGGGCGTCGAGTCCGTCGTCGGCGAGCTCGGCGGCACCCGCGTGCTCGGCGTCTTCGCGCACCCCGACGACGAGCAGACCGTCAACGGCCTCTTCTTCCGCGCCAAGCACCGCGACGGCGCCTACACCGCCATGATCACGGCGACGCGTGGCGAGGCCGGCGAGCAGGGGCCGGTGGTCGGGCGCCAGGAGGATCTCGGCGACATCCGCAAGGCCGAGGCCCTGAAGAACAGCTTCAACCTCGGCGTCGACGAGCACGAGGTCTGGGACTACCCCGACGGCGGCGTGCCCGAGGCCGACGAAGACGAGCTGGTCGACCGCGTCGCCGCCACGATGCGCCGCGTGAAGCCCGACGTCGTGGTGACGTTCTGGCCCGAGAGCGGCGCCACCGGCCACAAGGACCACATGCAGATGGGGCACGTGACCGAGCTCGCGATCGCCCAGCTCGAGGAGGCCGGGGGCTCGTACACCGGCCCCGACCAGATCGCCTACACGATCAGCCCGACCAAGGCGCTCATCGCGTTCGGCGGCAAGGTCGGGGCGTTCGTCGTCGCCAACCAGCCCGAGCCGAACTACGCGATGCCCGCCGAGGTCGGCACGAAGTTCGAGGGATGGCAGATCCACGCCTCGCAGCGCGACTTCATGCCCGAGTCGTACATCCTGCCCACCTGGGCGATCTACGCCCTCTGGGACCACGAGTTCTACCGCACGCGCGACCTGGCGGCCGAGCCGCTGGGCTGAGCTGGGCTGAGCTCGGCTGAGCCCGGCCTGACGATCGAGTCGCCTCAGCCTGGCGCCATCCCCCGATACCGGACAGAATCGAGCACACCATGCCGAGCATCACGAGTTCCGACGACGTCGACCTGCACTACCTCGAGTGGGGCGACCCCTCGGCGCGTACGGTCGTGCTGATCGCGGGGTTCAAGGCCGCCGCGACCAGCTGGCGGTACCAGGTCAAGCCGCTCGAGCGGGCGGGCCTGCGCGTCATCGCCTTCGACCGGCGCGGCCACGGCAGGTCGGGGGTCGGCCCTGCCGACGGGCACACCATGCGCCGGCACGGCGCCGACATCCGCGACCTGCTCGAGTCGCTCGACCTGCACGACGCGACCCTGGTCGGGCAGTCGATGGGCGCGAACTCGATCTGGGCGATGCTCCGGGCGACTCCGGATGCCGCGGCTCGCGTGCGCGACGTCGTCACCGTCGACCAGACGCCGAAGATGCTGAACGACGACGACTGGGCCCACGGGTTCTACGACTACGACGCCACGAACCGGGACACCTTCTTCGCGACGGGGATCCCCGATCCCGGGCGCTTCCCGGCGAAGGCCAAGGGCCTCGTGCGCATCGCTCGCATCCTGCGCGCGATGGAGCTGCCGAAGGGCGGGAAGCCGACGTTCACCGCCGCCGAGCTCGAGTTGCTGCACGACCACGCGATCGCCGATTGGCGCTCCACGATCGCCGCGACCTCTGTGCCGACACTCTTCGTCGCCGGCGCCGAGAGCGAGTTCTGGCCCTCGGCGCATGCCGCGGCATCCGCAGCCCTGAACTCGCTCGCGAGCTCGACCGTGATCGCGCACGACGGGCACGCCGCGAACATCGAGCAGCCCGCCCGCTTCAACGACGAGCTGCTGGCGTTCCTCGCGCGCTAGCTGTTCTGCTCCTCGCTCAGAACGCCTTGCCCGGGTTCAGCGTGCCCTTCGGGTCGAGCGCCTGCTTGATCGCCGCGTGCATCGCGATCACCCGGTCGCCGAGTTCGGCGCGCGCGCCGGGGAGCTTCAGCAGTCCAACGCCGTGCTCGCCCGTGACCGTTCCCCCGAGCGCGCGGCACTCGTCGACGATGCGGTCGAACGCGAGCTTCGCCCTGGCCTTCGCGGCGTCGTCGCCCTCGGGCGCGATGATGAGCGGGTGCAGGTTGCCGTCGCCCGCGTGCGCGATGTTCGCGATCACGACATCGAACTCGGCCGCCGCGGACTGGATGCGCGCGAGCATCTCGGGCACGGCGCCGCGCGGCACGCAGATGTCCTCGGTGAGCACCGGCCCGAGGCGCTCGAGCGCCGGGTACGCGAGCCGTCGAGCCACGAACAGCCGGTCGACCTCGTCGGCGTCCGCGGCCTGCTCGACCGAGAGCGCGCCGGCGCCGGTCATGAGGTCGGCGACGGATGCCGCGTGCCGCTCGCCGAGCGCAGCGACCTCGTCGACCTTGGCGAGCAGGAGCGTGTCGACCCCGTGCGGGAGCCCGAGCGACTGCCAGGCATCGACGGCCTCGATGCACGTGCGGTCGAGGATCTCGAGGGCCGACGGCACGATGCCCGACGCGCTGATCGCCGAAACGGCCTCGCCGGCGGCGATGAGCGAGCCGAAGGCGCCGACGACCGCACGCTCCTCGCGGCCCGCGAGCGGCAGCAGCTTCACGGTGACCTGCGTGATGATGCCGAGCGTGCCCTCCGACCCCACCATGAGCGCCGTCAGGTCGAAGCCCGTGACGCCCTTCGCCGTTCGTCGGCCGAGGTCGACGATCTCGCCGTCGGCGAGCACGACGCGCAACCCGAGCACGTAGTCGCGGGTCACGCCGTACTTCACGCAGCAGATGCCGCCGGCGTTCGTGGCCGCGTTGCCGCCGATCGTCGAGATGCGGTAGCTCGCCGGGTCGGGCGGATACCAGAGGCCCTGCTCGGCGACCGCCTGCCGCAGCGTGTCGTTGATGACGCCCGCCTCGGCGACCGCGAATCGCTCCGCGGCGTCGATCTCGACGATGCGGGTCATGCGCTCGAGCGAGAGCACGATGCCGTCGGCCACCGCGTTGGCCCCGCCCGACAGCCCGGTGCCCCCACCTCGCGGAACCACGCGGGCTCCGGATGCCGCCGCCAGCCGCACGACGGCGGCCACATCCCCTTCGTGCTCGGCGAGCACCACGGCGAGCGGGAGCTCGAACGGCGCCCACTCTGCGTCGTCGTGCGCGTACTCGGCGAGCGCTGCGGCATCCGTCACCACCTGGTCGGCGCGCAGCAGTCGCTGCAGTTCCGCGACGACGGCCCCTCGGTCGACGACCGGCCGGGCGTCGATGGGTGCGGCGTGGTTCGGAGGTGCGGCACTGCTCATGCGTGCGAGCCTAACCGCGCCCGCCGAGCGTCCCGAAGCCGCCCGGTCAGAACCTGCGCGCGAACGGCCGCGGCTTGCGCATGCGCACGAGCAGCACGATCGGCACGAGCACGTAGGGCAGGTTGAACGCGAGGAACTTGACCGGGTTCGGCGTGACCCACTCCGGCTCGCCGAAGAACTCGACGCCGAACACGATGATGCCCGTGATGGTCGAGATCATGGTCGCGTAGATGACGCTCGGCAGCTGGATCCAGTTCCACCCGCGCACGAGCGAGATCACCAGCACGATGTAGAACGGCATGTAGACGAAGGCCGACAGGCCGGTCACGATGCGCATCCACGTCGGCGGCTCCATGAACAGCGGGTCGGTGTCGTGGGCGTACCACCAGTTCGAGTTCACGAAGAAGTTCGACGACGGCTGCGAGAAGTCGACCCCGATCGACGGCAGCAGGTCGCTGATCAGGCTCGTGATCGTGAACAGCGAGAACATCACGATGAAGAACCAGTCGAACCGGCGCTCCCGCAGGCCCAGGTTCGGCGGTCGGCACGGGTCGACGGTCGCGTGGGCGGTCGGGTCGACGGATGCCGCGGCGGCCGGCCCGGCCTCGGTGGCGCCATCGGGCGGGGTCACTGCGGTCATGGGGCCCGAGCGTACTGGTTCGGCGATCGCTCGCGCCATGCCGACGCGCCCGCCCATCGAGATGCCGGAAGCTGTCGGCATCGGTCCCACGGATCCGACGACGAGTGGCATCTCGGGCGGGCTCGGGCGGGCGGCGCGCCGTCGCGCGCCGGGCGGAAGTCCGCCGCACGACGGATCCGCCCGCGGCATCCGCTCGCTAGCGTTGGAGGATGAGCGCCACCGTTGCACCGCCCGTGATCGACGGGGTCGAGTGGGTGCGCCCGCGGCCCGACCGTCGCGCGTACCGCCACGACGTGATCCTCGCCCTCGTGCTCGCCGCCGCCACCGGGGCGAGCGTCGTGCTGTACCGCATCACGGGCATGACCGAGAACGGCCCGTGGTGGGGCGCTGCACTCTGGGCGGTCGGCATGACGCTGCCGCTCGCGGCTCGCCGCCGGTGGCCCGAGGTCGTCGCGATCGTCGCCTCGGCGGTGTTCGTGGCGGGCTCGATGACCGGCGTGATCGAACTGCTCTTCTCCAACATCGCGCTCTTCATCGCCATCTACACCGTCGGCGCCTGGAGCCGCTCGCGGGTGAGGGCCAACCTCGTGCGCGGGGCGATCGTCATCTCCATGTTCGGCTGGCTGTTCTGGGGCCTCATCACCTCGTCGTTGGCGCAGGACTTCCTCCCCGAGCTCGACCGCGACGGACTGCTGTCGCCGTTCGTCGCCTACAGCCTCATCAACGTACTCACGAACCTGCTGTACTTCGGCGGCGCGTGGTACTTCGGCGACACCGCCTACCGGTCGGCGCGGGCCAGGGCCGAGCTCGAGCAGCGCACCGCCGAGCTCGCGGCCGAGCGCGAACGCACCAGGGTGCAGGCCGTCGCCCTCGAGCGGCTGCGCATCGCCCGCGAGCTGCACGACGTGGTCGCGCACCACGTGTCGGTGATCGGCGTGCAGGCGGGTGCCGCACGCCGGGTGCTCGCGAAGGATCCGGATGCCGCGGCCGCGGCGCTCTCGTCGATCGAGTCGAGCGCACGCGACGCCGTCGACGAACTGCACGGCCTGCTCGGCACGCTGCGCGGCGAAGCCGACACGGGTTCGATCGACGTGGCCCCCGGCATCGGTGACGACGGGCCGTTGACGGCCAGCACCTCGACGCGCTGCATCGAACGCATCGACGAGCTCGTCGCCGACAGCGCCACGAGCGGCCTGGCGGTGACCCTCTCCGTCGTCGGCGAGGCGCGCCCGGTCTCCGCGGTCGTCGACCTCAGCGCCTATCGCATCGCGCAGGAGGCGCTCACCAACGTTCGCAAGCACGCCGGGCCGTCGGCGACCACCGAGGTGCGAGTGCGGTGGGATGCCGACGCCGTCGAAGTCGAGGTGACGAACACGGGCACCGCGACCAGGGCGGCCGTCGGGCCGTCGACCGAGGCGGCCGGCTGGGGGGTCCGCGGTGCGGCCGGCGGCGGCAGCGCGGGCAGCGGCAGGAGCCCCGTCGCCGGCGGACATGGCGCGGCCGGCGGCGGACTCGGCCAGCTCGGCATGCGCGAGCGGGTGGGTGCGGCCGGCGGCACGCTCGAGGTGGGCCCACGGGCGCGGGGCGGGTACCTCGTGCGCGCACGCTTCCCGCTTCGTCGCGAGGGGGTCGCCTCGTGAGCATCCGCGTGCTCGTCGTCGACGACCAGAGCCTCGTCCGCGCCGGCTTCCGCACGATCCTCGATTCCGAGGACGGCATCGAGGTCGTCGGCGAGGCGTCCGACGGTGCGGCGGCGATCACCCAGGTCGCGGCCCTCCAGCCCGACGTCGTGTGCATGGACGTGCAGATGCCCGGCATGGACGGCCTCGAGGCCACCAGGCGCATCACAGCCGACGCGACCACCTCCGCCGCGGTGCTCGTGCTCACGACGTTCAACCGCGAGGACTACCTCTTCGAGGCCCTCGAGGCCGGCGCGAGCGGATTCCTGCTGAAGAACTCGAGCCCCGAGCAACTCATCGAGGCCGTGCAGGTCGTCGCCCGCGGCGACGCGCTGCTCTCACCCGACGTCACGCGTCGGGTCATCGAGGCCGTCGCGAGCCGAGCCGAGCGGATGCCGCGCGCCGGCGAGGTTCCCGAAACAGGCGCCGGCTCTGCCCTCGCGTCCGAAACCGGCGCACGCAGCTCATCGGTGGCGGCGATGCCGGTTTCCGGCTCGCCCGAGCTCGATTCGCTGACGGATCGCGAACGCGAGGTGCTCGAGTTCCTCGCCGAGGGCATCTCGAACGCCGAGATCGCCCAGCGCATGTGGGTGGGCGAGGCCACCGTGAAGACGCACGTTTCGAAGGTGCTCATGAAGCTCGGGCTGCGCGACCGCGTGCACGCCGTCGTCTACGCCTACGAGCACGGCATCGTGCGCCCCGGAAGCTGACGCCCGCGGCCCCGTGTCTCGGGCCTCGGTCGGCGTCGGACGGCCGGCCGTTCGGACCCCGGTGCACGGCGCTACGCTCGACGCCATGGCCGAGACCACTGAGGCGTACTCCCGCCGAGCCGCCGAGTACATCGACCGGCTCGGGTCCATGAGCGCGGTGCACGCCTCGGATCGCCAGCTCATCGACAACTGGATCGAGCTCGTCGACGGCCCGGTGCTCGACGCGGGCTGCGGACCGGGGCACTGGACGGACTACCTCGCGGGCCGCGGACTCGATGCCCGTGGCATCGACCTCGTTCCCGGCTTCCTCGAGTACGCCCGCGCGACCCACCCCGGAGTCCGGTTTGACACCGGGAGCATCGACCGGATCGAGCAGGCGGACGACTCGCTCGGCGGCGTGCTCTCGTGGTTCTCGACGATCCACCACCACCCGTCGCGCATCGCCGTGCCGATCGGCGAGTTCGCCAGGGTGCTCCGTCCGGGCGGTGTGCTGGTGCTCGGCTTCTTCGAGGGCCCCGCACTCGAGGAGTTCGACCACGCGGTGGCACCCGCCTGGCGATGGCCGGCACCCGAGCTGCACCGCCTCCTCGAGGAGTGCGGCTTCGAGACCCTCGAGACCCACCTGCGCACCGGCCAGGGTCATCGCCCACTGGGCGCGATCCTCTGTCGGCTGCAACACCCCTAGGCGTGCGACAGATACCGGGCCAGTCGCGCCTCGCTCGCGAACCTCGGCTTCCCGTACGGGTCGATCCCCGCACCTCGCGAATCGCAGCCCTTGACGCCCGGACACCGACCGCTTACATTTAAGCACTTCATTAATTAAGGAGTCGCTTACATTGGCGGATGCGCACGACGAGCTCAGCGTGGTGTTCCAGGCGTTGGCCGACCCGACGCGGCGCGGAATCCTCTCGCGCCTGCGCGAGGGACCGACGACCGTCGGAGACCTGGCCGAGCCGTTCGCGATCAGTCGCCCCGCGATCTCGCAGCACCTCAAGGTGCTCGAGCGGGCCGGCCTCATCGAGCGCACCGCGAACGCCCAGTGGCGCACCTGCACGCTCCGCACCGAACCGCTCGACGAGGCATCCGCCTGGGTCGACCGGCATCGCGGCGAATGGAACGAGCGCTTCGACCTGCTGAGCGAACGACTCCGAGCATTGAAAGGACAGACGGATGCCTGAGCAGACCGCCACCGGATCGAAGCAGTTCACCATCACCCGCGTCTTCGACGCCCCGCGCGAGGTCGTCTGGAACGCATGGACCGACCCCGACGAAGCCGCCATCTGGTGGCACCCACGTGGCATCGAGACCCCGCGGGATTCCGTCGTGATCGACGCCCGCCCCGGCGGGAGCTACCGCTACACGATGATCGCGCCCGACGGCACCGAGTACCCGACCTTCGGCGTCTACCGCGAGATCACGCCGCCGTCGCGACTCGTCTTCACGTGGGGGTCCCCCGGCGACCCCGATGATCTCGTGCCGGTCATCAGCATCGACCTCGCCGTGCACGGCGAGGCGGGGGAGCAGACCCTGATGACGTTCCACGTCCAGGGCGTGGAGGGTGCGGCCGGTGACGAGTACGTCTACGACGGGTGGGACTCCGCGTTCGACCTGCTCGTCGAACGCCTCGACTCCGAGGTGCAGTGATGGGTCGCCTCATCGTCGAGCAGGTCGTCACGGTCGACGGGTACGCCGCTGACCCCGACGGCGGCATCGACTTCTTCGAGGCACTCGTGCGCCCGGGCGCCGACGGCGAGGTCGACTTCAACGACGCCGAGCAGCTCGCCTACGTCCGACAGGCCGATGCGATCCTCTTCGGCGCGACCACCTACCGGATGTTCGCCGACTACTGGCCGGGGGTCGACCCCGAGGTCGAGCACGTCGCCGAGCTCATCGACCGGCTGCCCAAGTTCGTGGTCTCGAACACGCTGGCCGCGGCTCCGTGGGGCGACGGCGAGATCGAGATCCTCCGCGGCGACGGCGTCGATGCGGCCACCGCGCTCGTGCAGCGATTCGAGACCGTGATCGTCTGGGGAAGCCTCACCCTCACCGATGCCCTGCTCACCGCCGGGCTCGTCGACGAGCTGCACCTTCGCGTCGTGCCCGTGCTCCTCGGCGGCGGACGCTCGTTCACACCGGTCGCGATCGGCGACCGCGCCCTCGAGTTCGTCCACGCCGAACCGCGGCCGGGCGGCGTCGTGAACCTGACCTACGCGTTGCGCTGAGGCGCATCGGCATCGGCGTCGGCGTCAGCAACGGGGTCGGCGTCAGCAACGGGGTCGGCGTCGGCGCTTGCGACAGCACTGGCGTCGGCCGCCGCCGGCACCGACGTCTCGCCACCCTCGTACTCCGCCGAGAGCAGGCGATACGAGCGCGTCGTGAATGCGGCGAGCGCGAGCACGACCATGGCGAGCCCCGAGATCAGGAACACGAGCGCGATGCCCCTGGCCTCGCCGTCGCCGAGGAGCCAGCCCCACGCCTGCTGACCGGCATCCGTCTTCATGTAGGGGATGATGATGAACTCGGCGATGGGGGCGATGAGGAACGCGGTGATCGGGGCCGCCGCCGATTCGACCGCGGCCGCGAACCCGAAGACGCGCCCTTGGCGGGTGAACGGCACGACCTTCTGGATCACGGTCTGCTCGGCCGCCTCGACGGCCGGGATGAGCGTCATGTAGAGCCAGATTCCGACGCCGTAGAGCACCCACCACTCGCGGATCGTGAAGAGCGCGCCGAGCACGCCCATGGCGACGACGAGCAGCAGCATCGTGCGGATCGGGTTCTTGCCGAGGCCGAACTTCGCGATGATGAGTCCGCCGATGACGAATCCGGTGGCCGAGACGCCGAGCACGATGCCCCAGATCTCGACCGGGAAGAGGGTGAGGCCGTACGGGTCCATCAGCGCCATGTAGACGCCGCCGATGAGGTTGTTGAACGTCGAGAAGATGATCAGGGCGAATAGCCCGGGCGCCGCCCGCACCGCGGCGATGCTGCCCTTGAGGTCGATGGTCGAGGCGCGTTCGCCCTCGGCCGGCACGGGCTGCGCCTCAGGGACCTTCAGGAACAGCAGGTGCGCGAGTGCCACGAGGGTGAGCACGATCGCGATGACGAGGGTCCAGCCCATGCCGAGCAGGCCGATCGCGAGGCCGCTGAACACGCTCGTGACGATGAAGGCGAGTCCCTGCACGGTGCCGACGAGGCCGTTGGCGTTCGCGTGCCGTTCGACCGGCACCAGCAGCGTGACCGTCGTCGAGAGGGCGATGTTGCGCATGTGCTCGACGACCGCGCCGAGCAGGATGATGCCCGAGAACGCCCAGAACCACGGGCCGCCGAGGTCGAGGAGCGCCGACTCGGGCTGCAGCAGGTACAGCACCCCGGCGATGACGAAGGCCGCGAGCGTGATGACGCTCGAGAGGATCATCACCTGCAGCTTGCGATGCCGGTCGACGATCGAGCCGAACAGCATCGCGAAGAACGCGATGAGCAGCATGTAGGCGCCGCCGATGATGCCCGTCGCGAGCACCGAGCGGGTCTCGAGGTAGACCCAGAACGTGAGTGCGAACCAGAGGAAGCTCGTGGTGACGTTGGCGATCGCGGTGTTCACGAGCACCTGCATGAACGTGCGCATGCCGTTGGGCGGCGGAACCACCTCTGGCTGCGTCTGGACCTGCTCCGGCTCGCTCACCCTGCGAGGCTAGCCAGCACCGCCGACATCCGGAACCCCCGACGCACGTCGCCGCCGTCCTGAGTCCGCCGGCCTGCGTCCGCCGACCCGAGCGCACTGACGACGACCTCCCCCGCGCGGCGGAGCGCCCTCCGTGTCGCCCGCCCAGAACCACCCGCACGACGGATGCCGCGGCCCCGCGGCATCCGTACGGTGAAGCCATGCTCGAACTCCACGACATCACCAAGCGCTACGGCGAGCGCCTCGCCCTCGATCACGTGAGCTTCGCCGTCGGCGATGGCCGACTCACCGGATTCGTCGGCGGCAACGGCGCCGGCAAGACCACGACCATGCGGATCATCCTCGGCGTGCTCGCGTCCGACGGCGGAACCGTCACGCTCGACGGTGCACCCGTCGGCGCGACCGACCGCCGCCGCTTCGGCTACATGCCCGAGGAACGCGGCCTCTACCCCAAGATGAAGGTGCTCGAACAGACCGTCTACCTGGCCCGCCTGCACGGCTGGGCTCCCGCCGCCGCCAGGGCCAACGCGCTCGAACTCCTCGAGCGGCTCGGCCTCGGCGAGCGCACCGACGACACCATCGAGTCGCTCTCGCTCGGCAACCAGCAGCGCGCGCAGATCGCCGCGGCCCTGGTGCACCGCCCCGAGATGCTCGTGCTCGACGAGCCGTTCTCCGGCCTCGACCCCATGGCGGTCGAGACCGTGCAGAGCGTGCTCGCGGATGTCGCGGCCACCGGCACCCCCGTGCTGTTCTCGTCGCACCAGCTCGACATCGTCGAGCGCCTCTGCGACGACCTCGTGATCATCGCCGGAGGCCGCATCGCGGCATCCGGAACCGGTGATGCCCTGCGCGCCCAGCACGGCACCGAACGCTGGGAGCTGCTCGTCGCGGGCGACGCCGGGTGGCTGCGCCAGCAGCCCGGCATCCGCGTCATCGAATTCGACGGGGGTTGGGCCGTGTTCGAGGCCGAGACGGATGCCGCGCGCGAGGCCGCCCTCGCCGAAGCCGTCGCCCGTGGCGGACTCGTCAGTTTCTCGCGCGAGCGCACCTCGCTCGCCCAGATCTTCAAGGAGGTCGTGCGATGAGCACCACCCTCGACCGCCCCGCGACCCCGCGATTCGTCGACAGCGTCGGCCTCATCGCCGGCCGCGAGATCACGATGCGGCTGCGCAGCAAGACGTTCCTCATCTCGACGGGCGTGCTCATGCTCGCGGTGCTCGCCTCGGTCGTGCTCGGCAGCCTGTTCGGCGGCCAGTCCGACGCGCCCAAGGTGGCCGTGGTCGCCGGCGCCTCGTCGGCGGTCGACGGCAACGCCGCGCTCGACGTCGTGTCGGTCGACGACCAGGCTGCCGGCGAGCAGTTGCTGCGCGACGGCGAGGTCGATGCGATCGTGGTGCCCGCAGCATCCGACCCGCTGGGCGTCACCGTGATCGGACTCGACCAGACGCCGTCCGACGTCGTGCAGGCCCTCGCCGTGTACCCGAGCGTCGAACTGCTCGAGCCCGCCGCGGTCGACCCCGGCCTCGCCTACCTCGTGGCCTTCGGCTTCGGCATCGTCTTCTTCATGTCGGCGATCACGTTCGGCTCGACGATCGCCCAGTCCGTCGTGGAAGAGAAGCAGACGCGCGTCGTCGAGATCCTGCTCTCGACCGTGTCGGCGCGTGCGCTGCTCACCGGAAAGGTCATCGGCAACAGCGTCCTCGCGTTCGGCCAGATCCTCGCGATCGCGGTGATCGCCCTGCTCGGGCTCATGCTGACGGGGCAGCGGGTGCTGCTCGGCGGCCTCGGCGCCTCCGTGATCTGGTTCGTGGTGTTCTTCGCGGTCGGGTTCGTGATGCTCGCGGCCCTCTTCGCGGCGACCGCGGCCATGGTCTCGCGCGCCGAGGACATGGGCTCGGTGACCACGCCCGTGACGATGCTCATCATGCTGCCGTACTTCCTCATCATCTTCTTCAACGACAACCCCACCGTGCTCGCGATCATGAGCTACGTGCCGTTCTCGGCGCCGGTCGGCATGCCGATGCGGGTGTTCCTCGGCACGGCCGAGTGGTGGGAACCGTTCGTGTCGCTCGCGATCCTGATCGCCACGACCGTGCTCGCGGTCCTCATCGGCGAGCGCATCTACCGCAACTCGCTGCTGAAGACCGGCCCCCGCGTCAAGCTCGGCGAGGCGCTGCGCGGCTGAGCGCACTGGAGCACGAGCAGAGCGAGCGGATGCCGCGGGCGGGAGCCCGCGGCATCCGTGCGTCTGGCCGGCGCGCGGTCCGTCGACCCGGCGCACGGCAGGTTGTATCGACACCCGATCCCGCCACGGGCAGCCTGTTCACGTGACTTTCACCGGACCATGGGCGGGTCGCGGGCGGTCCGCGTGAACCGGCGGCGAACATGTCTCGACAACTTCCGGATCCCGGTGCCGGGCGATCGCGCCTGACCAAGACTGGGCTCGCGGCGGCATCCGTCGCCGCGACACCCACCGGAAGGCCCACCTTTCATGCCATCGCCGAACCGCGCGATCCGCGCCGTCTCGACCACGTTCCTCGCCGCCGCCCTCGTCGCGGCGCCCATCTGCGCGCAGGCCGCCTCGGCCGCCTCGGCCGCCCCCGTCGCCGCTGCCGCCGACGGTTCCCGCACCGCGAAGACCCTCGTCGTCGGCATCGACGGCGCGAGCTTCGACTTCCTCGAGCCGGCCGAGATGCCGAACCTCGTCGCCCTCCGCGCCGCGGGCCTGACCGCGACGAGCAACCTCTACGCGCAGCCCATGGCCGGCACCATCTCGGGCGCGGGCTGGTCGACGATCGCCACGGGCGTGTGGCCCGACAAGCACCGAGTTCCCGACAACAACTTCAGCAACCCGAACTACGGCGAGTACCCCGATTACCTCACGCGCATCGAGACCGCGAAGCCCGAGCGCTCGACGCTCGTCGTCGGAACCTGGGGGCCGATCCCCGGCACCATCTTCGGTCCGAAGGTCGACCAGCGCATCGCCGGAGGCAACGACGTGGGCACCACCGCGAGGACCGTGGCGGCCCTCTCCACCGGCAACCCCGACGACGTGTTCGTGCATCTCGACGAGGTCGACG
Encoded proteins:
- a CDS encoding class I SAM-dependent methyltransferase codes for the protein MAETTEAYSRRAAEYIDRLGSMSAVHASDRQLIDNWIELVDGPVLDAGCGPGHWTDYLAGRGLDARGIDLVPGFLEYARATHPGVRFDTGSIDRIEQADDSLGGVLSWFSTIHHHPSRIAVPIGEFARVLRPGGVLVLGFFEGPALEEFDHAVAPAWRWPAPELHRLLEECGFETLETHLRTGQGHRPLGAILCRLQHP
- a CDS encoding ArsR/SmtB family transcription factor, which encodes MADAHDELSVVFQALADPTRRGILSRLREGPTTVGDLAEPFAISRPAISQHLKVLERAGLIERTANAQWRTCTLRTEPLDEASAWVDRHRGEWNERFDLLSERLRALKGQTDA
- a CDS encoding SRPBCC family protein; amino-acid sequence: MPEQTATGSKQFTITRVFDAPREVVWNAWTDPDEAAIWWHPRGIETPRDSVVIDARPGGSYRYTMIAPDGTEYPTFGVYREITPPSRLVFTWGSPGDPDDLVPVISIDLAVHGEAGEQTLMTFHVQGVEGAAGDEYVYDGWDSAFDLLVERLDSEVQ
- a CDS encoding dihydrofolate reductase family protein; the protein is MGRLIVEQVVTVDGYAADPDGGIDFFEALVRPGADGEVDFNDAEQLAYVRQADAILFGATTYRMFADYWPGVDPEVEHVAELIDRLPKFVVSNTLAAAPWGDGEIEILRGDGVDAATALVQRFETVIVWGSLTLTDALLTAGLVDELHLRVVPVLLGGGRSFTPVAIGDRALEFVHAEPRPGGVVNLTYALR
- a CDS encoding MFS transporter, producing MRTFMQVLVNTAIANVTTSFLWFALTFWVYLETRSVLATGIIGGAYMLLIAFFAMLFGSIVDRHRKLQVMILSSVITLAAFVIAGVLYLLQPESALLDLGGPWFWAFSGIILLGAVVEHMRNIALSTTVTLLVPVERHANANGLVGTVQGLAFIVTSVFSGLAIGLLGMGWTLVIAIVLTLVALAHLLFLKVPEAQPVPAEGERASTIDLKGSIAAVRAAPGLFALIIFSTFNNLIGGVYMALMDPYGLTLFPVEIWGIVLGVSATGFVIGGLIIAKFGLGKNPIRTMLLLVVAMGVLGALFTIREWWVLYGVGIWLYMTLIPAVEAAEQTVIQKVVPFTRQGRVFGFAAAVESAAAPITAFLIAPIAEFIIIPYMKTDAGQQAWGWLLGDGEARGIALVFLISGLAMVVLALAAFTTRSYRLLSAEYEGGETSVPAAADASAVASADADPVADADPVADADADADAPQRNA
- a CDS encoding ABC transporter ATP-binding protein, yielding MLELHDITKRYGERLALDHVSFAVGDGRLTGFVGGNGAGKTTTMRIILGVLASDGGTVTLDGAPVGATDRRRFGYMPEERGLYPKMKVLEQTVYLARLHGWAPAAARANALELLERLGLGERTDDTIESLSLGNQQRAQIAAALVHRPEMLVLDEPFSGLDPMAVETVQSVLADVAATGTPVLFSSHQLDIVERLCDDLVIIAGGRIAASGTGDALRAQHGTERWELLVAGDAGWLRQQPGIRVIEFDGGWAVFEAETDAAREAALAEAVARGGLVSFSRERTSLAQIFKEVVR
- a CDS encoding ABC transporter permease → MSTTLDRPATPRFVDSVGLIAGREITMRLRSKTFLISTGVLMLAVLASVVLGSLFGGQSDAPKVAVVAGASSAVDGNAALDVVSVDDQAAGEQLLRDGEVDAIVVPAASDPLGVTVIGLDQTPSDVVQALAVYPSVELLEPAAVDPGLAYLVAFGFGIVFFMSAITFGSTIAQSVVEEKQTRVVEILLSTVSARALLTGKVIGNSVLAFGQILAIAVIALLGLMLTGQRVLLGGLGASVIWFVVFFAVGFVMLAALFAATAAMVSRAEDMGSVTTPVTMLIMLPYFLIIFFNDNPTVLAIMSYVPFSAPVGMPMRVFLGTAEWWEPFVSLAILIATTVLAVLIGERIYRNSLLKTGPRVKLGEALRG